A genomic region of Streptomyces sp. R33 contains the following coding sequences:
- a CDS encoding FAD-binding and (Fe-S)-binding domain-containing protein, with amino-acid sequence MTSPGELERTLRENLRGEVDFGAAARALATMDASNYRRVPAGVVAPRDAEDVAAALRICADAGVPVVPRGGGTSIAGQATGVGVVLDLTRHMNALVSLDPDARTAVVQPGLVLDRLRGAARPYGLTFGPDPSTHSRCTLGGMIGNNACGAHSVAWGTTADNVAELAVTAYGGSSYRLGTGWPGAPAGLRELVSQNLAVLRTGMAGGGGFSRRISGYGGLDALLPERGVQVARAFCGSEGTLGVVTEAVVRLVEAPRAPALAVLGYADESAAADAAAGLLRFGPLTVEGMAADLVRGAAGLPRGAAWLFVEMGDEGAARSLVRAADAVDSAVVTDPAGQRALWRIREDAAGTATRMPDGSMAWPGWEDCAVPPARLGAYLREFRALLAAHGLRGTPYGHFGEGCVHVRIDFDLVSEAGIARFRAFSSDLADLVVSHGGSLSGEHGDGQARAELLPRMYGEEVVRLFGAYKDVWDPAGGMNPDILVRPARLDENLRFAVLPGGGLSDGVARCVGVAKCRSTDAPGQGVMCPSFRVTGEEQHSTRGRARLLHEMLAGEIVTDGWRSPEVAEALDLCLACKGCRSDCPVGVDMAAYKAEFLHRHWAGRIRPLSHYTLGGLPAWLRLIAALRATAPANAVARRFRLPGLTPQRPLPPLAGEPFTRWWHGAGRNAQPSGPSTGLAPGRPGSGKGRGGGEGRPQGSDRPRVTLWPDTFTEYLSPQTGQAAVRVLEAAGLAVDLPPAGVCCGLTYISTGRLDRARKVLRRTLDAVGDPHVQDPVLVLEPSCAAALRTDLPDLLPDDPRAQRLARAVRTFAETLEEYAPHWQPPRLDRPAVGQTHCHQHAVLGDSADRRLRERAGLSGELSGGCCGLAGNFGFEPGHHEVSVACAEEQLLPALRAAPPGAAIVADGFSCRTQIAQLSDGGSRAARHLAELLAEGL; translated from the coding sequence GTGACGTCACCCGGGGAACTCGAACGGACATTGCGGGAGAACCTGCGCGGGGAGGTGGACTTCGGGGCCGCGGCGCGCGCCCTCGCGACGATGGACGCCTCGAACTACCGGCGCGTCCCGGCCGGCGTGGTCGCGCCGCGCGACGCCGAGGACGTGGCGGCCGCGCTGCGGATCTGCGCGGACGCCGGCGTACCGGTCGTCCCGCGCGGCGGCGGCACGTCGATCGCCGGGCAGGCCACGGGCGTCGGCGTGGTGCTGGACCTGACCCGGCACATGAACGCCCTCGTGTCGCTGGACCCGGACGCCCGCACGGCCGTGGTCCAGCCGGGCCTCGTGCTCGACCGGCTGCGCGGCGCGGCGCGCCCGTACGGGCTGACCTTCGGCCCGGACCCCTCCACCCACTCCCGCTGCACGCTCGGCGGCATGATCGGCAACAACGCGTGCGGGGCCCACTCGGTGGCCTGGGGGACCACCGCGGACAACGTGGCGGAGCTGGCGGTGACGGCGTACGGAGGCTCCTCGTACCGGCTCGGCACGGGCTGGCCGGGAGCCCCGGCGGGCCTGCGCGAACTGGTGTCGCAGAACCTGGCGGTGCTGCGTACGGGCATGGCCGGGGGCGGGGGTTTCTCGCGGCGGATCTCCGGATACGGCGGGCTGGACGCGCTGCTGCCCGAGCGGGGCGTGCAGGTGGCCCGGGCGTTCTGCGGGAGCGAGGGCACGCTCGGGGTGGTGACCGAGGCGGTCGTACGCCTGGTGGAGGCGCCGCGCGCGCCGGCGCTCGCGGTCCTCGGGTACGCGGACGAGAGCGCGGCGGCGGACGCGGCGGCGGGGCTGCTCCGGTTCGGGCCGCTGACGGTGGAGGGCATGGCGGCCGACCTGGTCCGCGGCGCGGCCGGGCTCCCGCGCGGGGCAGCCTGGCTGTTCGTCGAGATGGGGGACGAGGGCGCCGCCCGGTCCCTCGTACGGGCCGCCGACGCGGTGGACTCGGCCGTGGTCACGGACCCGGCGGGGCAGCGGGCGCTGTGGCGGATCCGTGAGGACGCGGCGGGCACGGCGACGCGGATGCCGGACGGCTCGATGGCCTGGCCGGGGTGGGAGGACTGCGCGGTGCCGCCGGCCCGGCTGGGCGCGTACCTGCGGGAGTTCCGCGCGCTGCTGGCGGCGCACGGGCTGCGCGGGACCCCGTACGGGCACTTCGGCGAGGGCTGCGTCCACGTACGGATCGACTTCGACCTGGTGTCGGAGGCGGGGATCGCCCGCTTCAGGGCGTTCTCCTCGGACCTGGCGGACCTGGTGGTCTCCCACGGCGGCTCCCTCTCCGGGGAGCACGGGGACGGGCAGGCGCGGGCCGAGCTCCTGCCGAGGATGTACGGGGAGGAGGTCGTCCGGCTCTTCGGCGCGTACAAGGACGTGTGGGACCCGGCGGGCGGCATGAACCCGGACATCCTGGTCCGCCCTGCCCGCCTGGACGAGAACCTGCGCTTCGCGGTCCTGCCGGGTGGGGGCCTGTCGGATGGAGTGGCCCGCTGCGTGGGCGTGGCGAAATGCCGCTCGACGGACGCGCCCGGGCAAGGGGTGATGTGCCCGTCGTTCCGGGTGACGGGGGAGGAGCAGCACTCCACACGGGGCAGGGCGCGTCTGCTGCACGAGATGCTGGCGGGGGAGATCGTGACCGACGGCTGGCGCTCGCCGGAGGTCGCGGAGGCGCTCGACCTCTGCCTGGCCTGCAAGGGCTGCCGCAGCGACTGCCCGGTGGGCGTGGACATGGCCGCGTACAAGGCGGAGTTCCTGCACCGCCACTGGGCGGGCCGCATCCGGCCGCTGTCCCACTACACCCTGGGCGGCCTGCCGGCCTGGCTCCGTCTGATCGCCGCCCTCCGCGCCACGGCCCCCGCGAACGCGGTGGCCCGCCGCTTCCGCCTGCCGGGCCTGACGCCGCAGCGCCCCCTCCCGCCGCTGGCCGGCGAGCCGTTCACCCGCTGGTGGCACGGCGCGGGCCGCAACGCGCAGCCCTCCGGCCCTTCGACCGGGCTCGCCCCCGGCAGGCCGGGGTCCGGGAAGGGGCGGGGCGGGGGAGAAGGCCGCCCGCAGGGTTCCGACCGGCCCCGCGTCACGCTCTGGCCCGACACGTTCACCGAGTACCTGTCCCCGCAGACCGGCCAGGCGGCCGTCCGCGTCCTCGAGGCCGCCGGCCTCGCCGTGGACCTCCCCCCGGCGGGAGTCTGCTGCGGCCTGACCTACATCTCCACCGGCCGACTCGACCGCGCCCGCAAAGTCCTGCGCCGCACCCTCGACGCCGTGGGCGACCCGCACGTCCAGGACCCCGTCCTCGTCCTCGAACCCAGCTGCGCCGCAGCCCTGCGCACCGACCTCCCCGACCTCCTCCCCGACGACCCGCGCGCGCAGCGCCTCGCCCGCGCCGTCCGGACCTTCGCGGAGACCCTCGAGGAGTACGCCCCCCACTGGCAGCCGCCCCGCCTCGACCGCCCGGCCGTCGGCCAGACCCACTGCCACCAGCACGCCGTCCTCGGCGACTCCGCCGACCGCCGGCTGCGCGAGCGGGCCGGGCTGAGCGGCGAGCTCAGCGGCGGCTGCTGCGGCCTCGCCGGGAACTTCGGCTTCGAACCGGGCCACCACGAGGTCTCCGTCGCCTGCGCGGAGGAACAGCTGCTCCCCGCCCTGCGCGCGGCCCCGCCCGGCGCCGCGATCGTGGCGGACGGGTTCTCGTGCCGTACCCAGATCGCCCAGCTCTCCGACGGCGGAAGCCGCGCGGCCCGCCACCTGGCGGAGCTGCTGGCGGAGGGCCTGTAA
- a CDS encoding DMT family transporter, whose translation MPAPSPKSAPTPTPVAVAPAVPALPPAAGPSRFGPVALVIAAGVSVQFGAALAVMIMPRAGAAGVVTLRLAAAALVLLALCRPKVRGYSRADWVTVVAFGVAMAGMNGLFYQSIDRIPLGPAVTLEVLGPLVLSVAVSRRLVNLLWAGLALAGVALLATHGGGSGFGGLDLLGAAFALGAGAMWAAYIVFSARTGRRFPQADGLALAMAVAAVLSLPLGVVEAGSDLLVPSTLALGVGVAVLSSVLPYTLELLALRRLPAPTFAVLMSLEPAIAATAGFLILNQAMSALDALAIALVIGASMGAVRSQGRKAVAA comes from the coding sequence ATGCCCGCACCCTCCCCCAAATCCGCCCCCACCCCCACCCCGGTGGCCGTCGCCCCCGCGGTTCCGGCCCTCCCGCCGGCCGCCGGCCCGTCGCGCTTCGGCCCGGTCGCACTGGTGATCGCGGCGGGGGTCTCGGTGCAGTTCGGCGCCGCGCTCGCGGTCATGATCATGCCGCGGGCGGGCGCCGCGGGCGTGGTCACGCTGCGGCTGGCGGCCGCCGCGCTGGTGCTGCTGGCCCTGTGCCGCCCGAAGGTACGCGGGTACTCGCGCGCGGACTGGGTCACCGTCGTCGCCTTCGGCGTCGCGATGGCCGGCATGAACGGGCTCTTCTACCAGTCCATCGACCGGATCCCGCTCGGTCCGGCCGTCACCCTCGAGGTGCTCGGCCCGCTGGTCCTCTCGGTCGCCGTCTCGCGCCGTCTGGTGAACCTGCTGTGGGCGGGCCTGGCCCTGGCCGGAGTCGCCCTGCTGGCCACCCACGGCGGCGGCAGCGGCTTCGGCGGCCTCGACCTCCTGGGCGCCGCCTTCGCCCTCGGAGCGGGCGCGATGTGGGCGGCGTACATCGTGTTCAGCGCGCGTACGGGCCGCCGCTTCCCGCAGGCGGACGGGCTGGCCCTCGCCATGGCGGTGGCGGCGGTGCTGTCCCTCCCGCTGGGCGTGGTCGAAGCGGGCTCCGACCTCCTGGTCCCGAGCACCCTGGCCCTCGGGGTCGGTGTCGCCGTCCTGTCCTCCGTCCTGCCGTACACCCTGGAACTCCTGGCGCTGCGCCGCCTGCCCGCACCGACGTTCGCGGTCCTGATGAGCCTGGAGCCGGCGATCGCGGCCACGGCCGGGTTCCTGATCCTGAACCAGGCGATGTCGGCTTTGGACGCACTGGCGATCGCGCTGGTCATCGGGGCGAGCATGGGCGCGGTCCGCTCCCAGGGCCGCAAGGCGGTCGCCGCCTGA
- the serC gene encoding phosphoserine transaminase produces the protein MAEIQIPADIKPADGRFGAGPSKVRTEALDALAATGTSLLGTSHRQAPVKNLVGSVRQGLRDLFSLPEGYEVILGNGGSTAFWDIATHGLIEQKSQHLTFGEFSSKFAKAAKLAPWLDEPTVISSEPGTHPEPAAEAGVDVYAYTHNETSTGVAAPVKRVAGADAGSLVLVDATSGAGGLPVDIIESDVYYFAPQKSFASDGGLWLAAFSPAALERAARVHASGRHIPEFFSLPTAIDNSLKNQTYNTPALSTLFLLNQQLEWMNGQGGLEFTTGRTAASARNLYGWAEASKYATPFVTDADKRSAVIGTIDFSDDIDAAAVAKVLRANGIVDTEPYRKLGRNQLRIAMFPAIDPADVQALTACIDYVIEKL, from the coding sequence GTGGCCGAGATCCAGATTCCCGCTGACATCAAGCCCGCCGACGGACGCTTCGGCGCGGGCCCCTCCAAGGTGCGGACCGAGGCGCTGGACGCCCTCGCCGCCACCGGTACCTCCCTGCTCGGAACCTCGCACCGCCAGGCCCCGGTCAAGAACCTGGTCGGCTCGGTGCGTCAGGGCCTGCGGGACCTCTTCTCCCTCCCCGAGGGCTACGAGGTGATCCTGGGCAACGGCGGCTCCACCGCCTTCTGGGACATCGCGACGCACGGGCTGATCGAGCAGAAGTCCCAGCACCTGACCTTCGGCGAGTTCTCCTCCAAGTTCGCCAAGGCCGCGAAGCTCGCGCCGTGGCTGGACGAGCCGACCGTGATCTCCTCCGAGCCGGGCACGCACCCCGAGCCGGCGGCCGAAGCGGGCGTCGACGTGTACGCGTACACGCACAACGAGACCTCGACGGGTGTGGCCGCACCGGTCAAGCGCGTCGCGGGCGCCGACGCCGGGTCACTCGTCCTGGTGGACGCGACCTCGGGTGCCGGCGGCCTGCCGGTGGACATCATCGAGTCCGACGTCTACTACTTCGCCCCGCAGAAGTCCTTCGCCTCCGACGGCGGTCTGTGGCTGGCGGCGTTCTCCCCGGCGGCCCTGGAGCGCGCGGCGCGCGTCCACGCGTCCGGCCGGCACATCCCGGAGTTCTTCTCGCTGCCGACGGCGATCGACAACTCGCTGAAGAACCAGACGTACAACACCCCGGCGCTGTCCACCCTCTTCCTGCTGAACCAGCAGCTGGAGTGGATGAACGGCCAGGGCGGCCTGGAGTTCACGACCGGCCGTACGGCGGCCAGCGCGCGCAACCTGTACGGCTGGGCCGAGGCGTCGAAGTACGCCACCCCGTTCGTCACGGACGCCGACAAGCGCTCCGCCGTCATCGGCACGATCGACTTCTCGGACGACATCGACGCGGCCGCCGTCGCCAAGGTGCTGCGCGCCAACGGCATCGTGGACACCGAGCCGTACCGCAAGCTCGGCCGCAACCAGCTGCGCATCGCGATGTTCCCGGCGATCGACCCGGCGGACGTGCAGGCGCTGACCGCGTGCATCGACTACGTGATCGAGAAGCTCTGA
- a CDS encoding sacsin N-terminal ATP-binding-like domain-containing protein, with amino-acid sequence MSVRVTAAQGGVDPFGTARLRRGVLDAWGAGPARFREDANAEEDLALGGYRDRLVVELAQNAADAAARARVPGRLRLTLHPGEGGHAVLAVANTGAPLDATGVESLSTLRASAKRESTGSGDTVGRFGVGFAAVLAVSDEPAVLGRHGGVRWSLAEARELARDAANGSPGLGDELRRRDGHVPLLRLPLPAEGTAPEGYDTVVVLPLRDAAAGDLVQRLLAGIDDALLLTLPGLAEILVETPEEGTRTLRRRDEGAYTVIEDSAGGADGETRRWRTVRHSGPIARALLADRPVEERLRPTWTVSWAVPVDTDGAPVRPATASVVHAPTPTDEPLGIPALLIATLPLDTTRRHPAPGPLTDFLVERAADAYAELLGAWDPVTTALVDLVPGPLGKGVLDGALRAAVLQRLPRTAFLAPAAPAEHAEHAEERAALRPFEAEVVEGAGAETVRVLSEVLPTLLPAGLERRPELRTLGVGRLPLGDAIERIAGIERGPEWWHRLYDTLAGVDPDRLSGLPVPLADGRTTIGPRHVLLPDAETPKDLARMGLKVAHPDAAHPLLERLGALPATPRAVLTTPQVRAAVAASLDAGEVWDEDALDADELAEVVLGLVRDADLEPGDEPWLGALALPDEDGELTPAGELLLPGSPLASVIREDEVPYVDAELADRWGAQPLTACGVLAEFQLVRATDVVLDPDELEPREGDFAEPDDAGLLDAVDVWCEDVLDQLPDTPLPPVATELVAVRDLDLVDDDCWPQALAMLARPPLRDALTQPVRILLPDGTTQSVRPYTAWWLRDHPVLDGRRPAGLRAAGGDPLLAGLYTPADATGFEDEQVLRALGVRTTVPALLDEPGGAAELLGRLADPDREVSDRQLHALYGALADLDPEQVTLPDELRAVVDGEVVVVDAADALIADAPDLLPLTAGLPLLPVAPARAADLAELLQVRRVSQTVPAEVTTPGEEHDVPESVRILLGPSTPETYLEHEELIAGGVELDWRRTPDGTLHASTLEGVAAGLAWSAGQWPRRFEVAALLEDPSRTAELARDRWFD; translated from the coding sequence GTGAGCGTGCGAGTGACGGCGGCCCAGGGTGGCGTGGACCCCTTCGGCACGGCCCGGCTGCGGCGCGGGGTGCTCGACGCCTGGGGCGCGGGCCCGGCCCGCTTCCGGGAGGACGCCAACGCCGAGGAGGACCTGGCCCTCGGCGGCTACCGCGACCGGCTCGTCGTCGAGCTGGCGCAGAACGCGGCCGACGCCGCGGCCCGGGCCCGGGTGCCCGGCCGGCTCCGGCTCACCCTGCACCCCGGCGAGGGCGGGCACGCGGTGCTGGCCGTCGCCAACACCGGTGCCCCGCTGGACGCGACGGGCGTGGAGTCGCTGAGCACCCTGCGGGCCTCCGCGAAGCGGGAGTCCACCGGTTCGGGTGACACCGTGGGCCGCTTCGGCGTCGGCTTCGCGGCCGTCCTCGCGGTGTCCGACGAGCCCGCCGTACTCGGCCGCCACGGCGGTGTCCGGTGGTCCCTGGCCGAGGCCCGCGAACTGGCCCGCGACGCCGCCAACGGCAGCCCCGGCCTCGGCGACGAACTGCGCCGCCGTGACGGGCACGTCCCGCTGCTGCGGCTGCCGCTGCCCGCCGAGGGCACCGCCCCCGAGGGCTACGACACCGTGGTCGTCCTCCCGCTGCGCGACGCCGCCGCCGGGGACCTGGTGCAGCGGCTGCTGGCCGGCATCGACGACGCGCTGCTGCTCACCCTGCCCGGGCTGGCCGAGATCCTCGTGGAGACCCCGGAGGAGGGCACCCGTACGCTGCGCCGCCGCGACGAGGGCGCGTACACCGTCATCGAGGACTCGGCCGGCGGCGCCGACGGCGAGACCCGCCGCTGGCGCACCGTCCGCCACAGCGGCCCCATCGCGCGGGCGCTGCTCGCCGACCGGCCGGTCGAGGAGCGGCTGCGGCCGACCTGGACGGTGTCCTGGGCCGTGCCCGTCGACACCGACGGCGCTCCCGTACGCCCGGCCACCGCAAGCGTGGTGCACGCGCCGACCCCGACCGACGAGCCGCTGGGCATCCCCGCCCTGCTCATCGCGACGCTGCCGCTGGACACCACCCGCCGGCACCCCGCGCCGGGGCCGCTGACCGACTTCCTCGTGGAGCGCGCGGCCGACGCGTACGCCGAACTGCTGGGCGCCTGGGACCCGGTGACCACCGCGCTCGTGGACCTCGTACCCGGGCCGCTCGGCAAGGGCGTCCTGGACGGGGCGCTGCGCGCCGCCGTGCTGCAGCGGCTGCCCCGTACGGCCTTCCTCGCCCCGGCGGCGCCGGCCGAGCACGCCGAGCACGCCGAGGAGCGGGCCGCCCTGCGCCCCTTCGAGGCCGAGGTGGTGGAGGGCGCCGGCGCCGAGACCGTACGGGTCCTCTCCGAGGTGCTGCCGACCCTGCTCCCCGCCGGGCTGGAGCGCCGGCCGGAGCTGCGCACGCTGGGCGTGGGCCGGCTGCCGCTGGGCGACGCCATCGAGCGGATCGCGGGCATCGAGCGCGGCCCGGAGTGGTGGCACCGGCTGTACGACACCCTGGCCGGGGTGGACCCGGACCGGCTCTCGGGCCTGCCGGTGCCGCTGGCCGACGGGCGGACCACGATCGGCCCGCGCCACGTGCTGCTGCCCGACGCGGAAACCCCGAAGGACCTGGCCCGGATGGGCCTGAAGGTGGCCCACCCGGACGCGGCGCACCCGCTGCTGGAGCGCCTCGGCGCGCTCCCGGCGACGCCCCGCGCGGTCCTGACGACCCCGCAGGTACGGGCCGCGGTGGCCGCCTCCCTGGACGCCGGGGAGGTCTGGGACGAGGACGCCCTCGACGCGGACGAGCTGGCCGAGGTGGTCCTGGGCCTGGTCCGGGACGCCGACCTCGAGCCGGGAGACGAGCCGTGGCTGGGCGCGCTGGCCCTCCCGGACGAGGACGGCGAGCTCACGCCCGCGGGCGAGCTCCTGCTGCCGGGCTCCCCGCTGGCCTCGGTGATCCGCGAGGACGAAGTCCCGTACGTGGACGCCGAACTGGCCGACCGGTGGGGTGCGCAGCCGCTGACCGCCTGCGGGGTGCTGGCCGAGTTCCAGCTGGTCCGCGCCACCGACGTGGTCCTCGACCCGGACGAACTGGAGCCGCGCGAGGGGGACTTCGCCGAGCCCGACGACGCGGGCCTGCTGGACGCGGTGGACGTGTGGTGCGAGGACGTCCTCGACCAGCTCCCGGACACGCCGCTGCCGCCCGTGGCCACCGAACTCGTCGCCGTCCGGGACCTGGACCTGGTCGACGACGACTGCTGGCCCCAGGCCCTGGCGATGCTGGCCCGGCCGCCGCTCCGGGACGCCCTGACCCAGCCCGTCAGGATCCTCCTCCCGGACGGCACCACGCAGTCGGTGCGCCCGTACACCGCCTGGTGGCTGCGCGACCACCCGGTCCTCGACGGCCGCCGCCCGGCGGGTCTGCGCGCGGCGGGCGGCGATCCGCTGCTGGCGGGCCTGTACACCCCGGCGGACGCCACGGGCTTCGAGGACGAGCAGGTCCTGCGGGCGCTGGGCGTACGCACGACCGTGCCGGCGCTGCTGGACGAGCCCGGCGGCGCCGCCGAGCTCCTGGGCCGGCTCGCCGACCCGGACCGCGAGGTGTCGGACCGCCAACTGCACGCCCTGTACGGGGCCCTGGCCGACCTGGACCCCGAGCAGGTCACGCTCCCGGACGAGCTGCGGGCGGTGGTGGACGGCGAGGTCGTCGTGGTCGACGCGGCGGACGCGCTGATCGCGGACGCCCCGGACCTGCTGCCGCTCACGGCGGGCCTCCCCCTGCTGCCGGTGGCCCCGGCCCGCGCGGCCGACCTGGCGGAGCTGCTCCAGGTCCGCCGCGTCTCGCAGACGGTCCCGGCTGAGGTGACGACCCCGGGCGAGGAGCACGACGTCCCGGAGTCGGTCCGGATCCTCCTGGGCCCCTCGACGCCGGAGACCTACCTGGAGCACGAGGAGCTCATCGCGGGCGGCGTGGAACTCGACTGGCGCCGCACCCCCGACGGCACCCTGCACGCCTCCACCCTCGAGGGCGTGGCGGCGGGTCTGGCCTGGTCGGCCGGCCAGTGGCCCCGCCGCTTCGAGGTCGCGGCCCTCCTGGAGGACCCCTCCCGCACGGCAGAACTGGCCCGCGACCGCTGGTTCGACTGA